In Microvenator marinus, one genomic interval encodes:
- a CDS encoding FHA domain-containing protein, with product MPKLIYKDPETDHEVALQIGDSQPEVTIGRNPGNTLRVNNPSISRRHARIVWQGREVILHDLDSSNGSYVNGNRVRSQVLVDGDRVRIGEFPLDFVDETDSATAEVAPEMIESVLQSQKKQQTHLGGFAAQDEDDYGFQLGAGAPPPPPSYSESDADVPVYDGAFDAEEDGGFVLGGGGGVQPGLDMDAGKPYTPTSWDDDEPIELEPELVEDSDEGTANHDGASLFQNSYSEELGAQSSDADTYNAAPNEIALSLSGFGTPNPDATVEESVEFHRVEQENIIEEEISEAAIQFDSVVSEVSDSGNNEELLRQIEELTKERDELSAMLDGKASDGNAASQLQIERLRKERDRLSDERRKLMQQLNDLRKSLEEGPSQSEFDEAQRLISELQETVENSNQALLSAQESNSSFEEQIAELQAALADSNQKVESLQHQLANVSELGEQLSQVQESAGELETEHREALKRNEELNQRLEASIEEINLLDQELGLRDQRIAELSELSADLQQALGERDEELNSLTTHGQELEEQLDQLSSELASTREELEARPVAEEVSKLRGDLGQRDEQLAEANNRIAELEARKAELETEVQDVRATMDALNARYSTIGSEFETLKRERDELKEERVAFARETDYLQTERRKMVDELEDLRKRAKTFDKEAKRKKQIFEELSSDLRKLVTENNRLQDQVKSLEELLGSAPKAEAVSQLQEELKSTQTQLKELEADNSDLTRELGKFSEEREALETERNSLKEELESLRSGVESAQSDREALEAAQAEIQTLKEQLEASAAAQEEALEAVRKELEEAKNAAEGAAEAGDLKKKLEDAEATLAAMILEKDKLEDEVKKLKKK from the coding sequence GTGCCAAAGCTTATATACAAAGATCCCGAAACAGATCACGAAGTTGCGCTCCAAATTGGGGATTCGCAACCCGAAGTCACCATCGGCCGCAATCCGGGGAATACCCTGCGGGTGAATAATCCTTCGATCTCTCGGCGTCATGCGCGAATCGTCTGGCAGGGCCGCGAAGTGATTCTTCACGACTTGGATAGTTCAAACGGCTCTTACGTCAACGGCAATCGCGTGCGCTCTCAGGTGCTGGTGGACGGCGATCGCGTAAGGATCGGTGAGTTCCCACTCGATTTTGTGGATGAGACCGACTCTGCGACGGCAGAAGTTGCTCCGGAAATGATCGAGAGCGTGCTTCAGAGCCAGAAGAAGCAGCAAACCCATCTCGGAGGTTTCGCGGCGCAGGACGAAGATGACTATGGCTTCCAACTTGGGGCCGGAGCGCCACCCCCACCGCCGAGTTATTCGGAATCCGACGCGGATGTTCCAGTCTATGACGGTGCATTTGACGCTGAGGAAGACGGTGGGTTCGTGCTCGGTGGAGGAGGCGGAGTCCAGCCCGGTTTGGATATGGACGCCGGAAAGCCCTACACGCCTACGAGCTGGGACGACGACGAGCCGATCGAGCTGGAGCCCGAGCTCGTTGAAGATTCGGACGAGGGAACGGCAAACCATGATGGAGCGTCGCTCTTCCAGAATTCGTACTCTGAGGAGCTCGGCGCTCAAAGCTCGGATGCAGATACATACAACGCGGCACCCAATGAAATTGCGTTGAGCTTGTCGGGCTTTGGAACGCCTAATCCAGACGCCACGGTTGAGGAGTCGGTCGAATTTCATCGAGTCGAGCAAGAGAATATCATCGAGGAGGAGATTTCCGAGGCTGCGATTCAGTTCGACTCTGTCGTGTCCGAGGTCTCGGATAGCGGAAATAATGAGGAGCTTCTGAGGCAGATCGAAGAGTTGACGAAAGAGCGAGATGAGCTCTCAGCGATGCTCGACGGGAAGGCTTCCGACGGTAATGCGGCAAGCCAGCTTCAGATCGAGAGATTGCGCAAAGAAAGAGATCGTCTCTCGGACGAGCGGCGTAAACTCATGCAGCAGCTCAATGATTTGAGGAAGAGCCTCGAAGAAGGGCCAAGTCAATCGGAGTTTGATGAAGCACAGCGCCTGATTTCAGAACTTCAGGAGACCGTTGAGAATTCGAATCAAGCATTGTTGAGCGCACAGGAGTCCAATTCTTCGTTTGAAGAGCAGATCGCTGAGCTTCAGGCGGCGCTGGCGGATTCCAATCAAAAGGTCGAGTCCCTTCAGCATCAGCTGGCGAACGTTTCAGAACTCGGCGAGCAGCTTTCGCAAGTGCAAGAGAGCGCCGGTGAGCTTGAGACAGAGCATCGCGAGGCCCTGAAACGCAACGAGGAGTTGAATCAGCGTCTCGAAGCCTCAATTGAGGAGATCAACCTTCTCGATCAGGAGCTGGGACTTAGAGATCAACGCATTGCTGAGCTGAGCGAATTGTCAGCAGACCTGCAGCAAGCGTTGGGAGAGCGTGACGAAGAGCTCAACTCGTTGACTACGCATGGCCAAGAACTCGAAGAGCAGTTGGACCAACTCAGTTCTGAGTTGGCCTCGACGCGAGAAGAGCTCGAGGCTCGTCCGGTCGCCGAGGAAGTCTCCAAGCTTCGTGGCGATCTCGGGCAACGCGATGAGCAGCTGGCCGAAGCTAATAATCGCATCGCTGAGCTCGAGGCTCGCAAGGCGGAGCTTGAGACCGAGGTTCAAGATGTTCGTGCAACCATGGACGCTCTAAATGCGCGTTACAGCACGATCGGTAGCGAGTTTGAGACCCTCAAGCGTGAGCGAGATGAACTCAAGGAAGAACGTGTCGCGTTTGCTCGAGAGACAGACTATCTGCAGACCGAAAGACGCAAGATGGTCGACGAACTCGAGGACCTGCGAAAACGCGCAAAGACCTTTGATAAAGAGGCGAAGCGTAAGAAGCAGATCTTTGAGGAACTCAGCTCAGATTTGCGTAAGCTTGTGACGGAAAACAATCGTCTTCAAGACCAGGTGAAGTCGCTTGAGGAGCTTCTCGGGTCCGCGCCTAAGGCCGAAGCCGTAAGCCAGCTCCAAGAGGAGCTCAAGTCGACCCAGACGCAGCTAAAGGAGCTCGAGGCGGATAATAGCGATCTGACGCGTGAACTCGGGAAATTCTCCGAGGAGCGTGAGGCGCTTGAAACCGAGCGGAACAGCCTCAAGGAAGAGCTTGAGTCACTTCGCAGTGGCGTCGAGAGTGCTCAGTCCGATCGTGAAGCGTTAGAGGCCGCACAAGCCGAAATCCAAACTCTTAAGGAGCAGCTCGAGGCCAGCGCAGCAGCGCAGGAAGAAGCTCTGGAAGCCGTTCGAAAGGAGTTGGAAGAAGCGAAAAATGCTGCTGAAGGCGCAGCTGAAGCAGGCGACTTGAAAAAGAAACTCGAAGATGCCGAAGCAACCCTGGCTGCCATGATTCTTGAGAAAGATAAGCTTGAGGACGAAGTCAAAAAGCTCAAGAAAAAGTAG
- a CDS encoding RluA family pseudouridine synthase, whose amino-acid sequence MKTVVFEFEIEDDAGKRLDVFLAEQDDPPISRSQIKKAIDGGDIRVNTTRVKAGYTLREGDLVVWEYAPPVAPNLEPEDIDLEILYEDADLAVVNKPHGMVVHPAPGHPSGTLVNALLYHFKDLPGVGGVLRPGIVHRIDKDTSGALAISKSDAGHQHLSALFKAHTIAREYHALVFGPGLEERGTIKTLYGRKPNDRIRYSSKVESGKVAITHYEVAERFHNGVCLVVCRLETGRTHQIRVHLSDINAPLLGDQVYGGKAASQCKLISRQALHAKTLGFPTLDGADILSEASYPADFSEALEALRAGKDWR is encoded by the coding sequence GTGAAAACCGTCGTATTTGAGTTCGAAATCGAGGACGACGCTGGAAAACGACTTGATGTTTTTCTGGCGGAACAAGACGACCCTCCGATTTCACGCTCGCAAATCAAGAAAGCCATCGACGGGGGAGACATTCGAGTCAACACCACTCGTGTGAAGGCCGGATATACTCTGCGCGAAGGCGACCTTGTAGTCTGGGAATACGCACCGCCAGTCGCCCCAAATCTCGAACCAGAGGATATCGACCTTGAGATTCTTTACGAGGACGCCGATCTTGCAGTGGTGAACAAGCCCCACGGTATGGTCGTGCACCCAGCACCAGGCCATCCTAGCGGTACCTTGGTCAACGCCCTGCTCTACCATTTCAAAGACTTGCCCGGAGTCGGTGGGGTGTTGCGCCCTGGCATCGTACATCGCATCGACAAAGACACCTCCGGCGCGCTGGCCATCTCGAAATCCGACGCAGGGCATCAGCACTTAAGCGCACTCTTTAAAGCCCATACGATAGCGCGCGAGTACCATGCGCTGGTTTTCGGGCCCGGACTCGAAGAACGCGGCACCATCAAGACGCTTTATGGCCGAAAGCCCAATGACCGAATTCGCTACTCCTCGAAAGTCGAGAGTGGAAAGGTCGCGATCACCCACTACGAGGTTGCCGAGAGATTCCACAATGGTGTCTGCCTCGTGGTTTGCCGCCTTGAAACGGGTCGAACCCATCAAATACGCGTGCATCTTTCAGACATCAATGCCCCTCTTCTTGGAGACCAAGTCTACGGCGGAAAAGCAGCGTCGCAGTGTAAGCTGATCTCACGCCAAGCCCTTCATGCGAAAACTCTGGGTTTCCCAACGCTCGATGGTGCCGACATTCTCTCTGAGGCATCATATCCAGCGGACTTTTCGGAAGCGCTTGAAGCCCTTAGAGCAGGCAAGGATTGGCGATGA
- a CDS encoding serine/threonine-protein kinase PknK, which produces MEKSFGKYELIEKIGVGGMAEVFLAKSFGAEGLEKILVIKRILPEYTSNRRFVEMFISEAKIAMDLNHPNIVQIYDFGKVEQTYFLAMEFVDGADVAHIVSGGRKSGRPIALGDAIFLVAEIAKGLDYAHRRSDHFGSPLNIVHRDISPQNVLVSRDGTVKIVDFGIAKASSVSDENPHVVKGKFSYMSPEQASGWKVDHRSDIFSLGVLLFELVCGRPLFKHTTQEETLSLVKSAVVPDIRSLNEEIPEALEALLYRILAKQPDERPQSARDVQLDLTKILYGLDEIHDSLTLATYLTGLEPYLEGKGDHQSTAVATGSLVRTVPGAQRTATGGTMVQTSNTPVTRIADEGVPDSHLRERKECVIVSGHVQGLFSLRQTLGQDRWLQVLQEYTRIVDSIAYKKEAIVHRVNEDGFTLIFGIPVSSENDAERAVRVSMDLHEAVAGMNPSLVSPLNLSIGLAMGDVVLEQEVDKTGRRFTWSFFGSSHELADRLARVAMAREILLGGQIFRRIKREFRCDKVDSLSYQEEEGATPLNVQAYRLIEPKSQEDKITEVRRAYHGFYGRELILKEVRERYRQIQLDKRAGAVVLQGGPGLGKSTLLEEFLKGLDDRAVRVLRGVVPPYERDVPLGAMAGLLSEMLRLGPRDDLRALRDALSIRINALFADENEAERGVIIHSVGSLFGIRFADSGFETLDPDERKNRIFLSIRKLLNRFAEKMPLVIAIDDAHHLDSMTVEFGVGFFNSTQAAPAVFVLALDPSFIEGEATWDELLAAKFVWTEALNELGESESELLVREVLKHHRIEDPKLEEEILRRSGGNPLFIKEVVEVLRDRGLLKAQADLSNGDGGHWIPSNVDGLIRARIDRLELNEKTALQRLALLWSPFTGAEAALVLDEDSLLEVQALVDRELLLMLDAQDAKSFEEQEFRFCNALTQDVAALGLVPEEAVELHRRLAKHLLESGESRALYSNALIARHFDGAGETDKSVEYYFEAAASALDQFGAAESIRLSEKVLERVPPQSKLYFDALTVKARALAELGNRDSLGDALRELEMLAKTRQDALGLAKVQLDLANFEFDQSELRRAKDWLEKVESTLADIDEPEILLELQTSVLLVLAQIRSSEGSRDEALSHVQEALESLKDGHLATNLVRAWNQLGVLHRQSGHHQRALEAFEKGLEVAQEQGLRRERRSLLSSLGVSLAYLGRFSQALAKYQAALDEARQLGHVREEAGLLINMGHAHLLRGATEEAVTITRRGNYLARKTNSHAVLADGLITLGACYVETQEWSKAEQSLHEGLRLADSIPNVYLSVHATLLLAQVNLSSGHSEQARIALMQAEDALERSEGAEMTWGIAASEMLMARAFKLLGQRDNAIEHSRRALGLIDDGEIYAMEEILFQHSQILPDEEEFQTERRQALTRSREVLLHRRDYLNDEEQKSLFMNRNINRQILSVAKVVLD; this is translated from the coding sequence TTGGAAAAGTCGTTCGGCAAATACGAGCTGATAGAGAAAATCGGCGTAGGGGGAATGGCTGAGGTCTTTCTGGCGAAGAGTTTTGGCGCTGAAGGGCTGGAGAAGATTCTTGTCATCAAGCGCATCTTGCCGGAGTACACGAGCAATCGTCGATTTGTGGAGATGTTCATCTCGGAGGCCAAGATCGCCATGGACCTCAACCATCCGAATATCGTGCAGATCTACGATTTCGGAAAGGTTGAACAGACGTACTTCTTGGCCATGGAGTTTGTGGACGGGGCTGACGTCGCACATATTGTTTCGGGTGGCAGAAAATCAGGGCGTCCTATCGCACTTGGAGATGCCATTTTCCTGGTGGCCGAGATTGCCAAGGGCTTGGATTACGCGCACCGGCGAAGCGACCATTTCGGATCACCGCTCAATATTGTGCATCGCGATATCAGTCCTCAGAACGTGCTTGTTTCACGCGATGGAACCGTAAAAATCGTCGATTTTGGAATCGCGAAGGCTTCGAGCGTCAGCGACGAAAATCCGCACGTCGTCAAGGGCAAGTTCAGCTACATGAGCCCTGAGCAGGCCTCGGGATGGAAGGTGGACCATCGCAGCGATATCTTCAGCCTGGGCGTGCTTCTTTTCGAGCTTGTATGTGGCCGTCCACTCTTCAAGCACACGACTCAGGAAGAGACATTGAGTCTTGTGAAGTCTGCGGTGGTACCGGACATTCGGAGTTTAAACGAAGAGATCCCGGAGGCTTTAGAGGCTTTGCTTTACCGGATTCTTGCGAAGCAGCCAGATGAGCGTCCGCAGAGCGCACGAGATGTGCAGCTTGACCTGACGAAGATTCTTTACGGGCTTGACGAGATTCACGACTCGTTGACCCTCGCGACCTACCTGACGGGTTTGGAGCCTTATTTGGAGGGCAAGGGCGACCATCAGTCGACTGCCGTAGCCACGGGGAGCCTGGTACGTACCGTGCCGGGAGCGCAACGTACGGCGACTGGCGGCACCATGGTACAGACCAGCAACACGCCCGTGACACGGATTGCCGATGAGGGAGTTCCGGACTCCCATCTGCGGGAGCGCAAGGAGTGTGTCATCGTCTCCGGGCATGTGCAGGGGCTCTTTTCGCTTCGTCAAACGCTCGGTCAAGACCGATGGTTGCAGGTCCTTCAAGAGTATACGCGGATTGTAGATTCGATTGCGTATAAAAAGGAAGCCATCGTTCATCGAGTCAACGAAGATGGTTTTACGCTGATTTTTGGGATTCCTGTATCGAGTGAGAACGACGCTGAACGTGCGGTGCGAGTGTCCATGGACCTCCACGAGGCGGTTGCGGGGATGAACCCAAGCCTTGTGAGCCCGCTGAATCTGAGCATCGGTCTTGCGATGGGCGATGTGGTGCTCGAGCAGGAGGTCGACAAGACCGGGAGGCGGTTCACCTGGTCGTTCTTCGGCTCTTCTCACGAGCTCGCGGACCGACTCGCCCGGGTTGCGATGGCCCGCGAGATTCTCCTCGGTGGTCAGATTTTCAGACGGATCAAGCGCGAGTTTCGGTGTGATAAGGTCGATAGTCTTTCTTATCAGGAGGAAGAAGGCGCTACGCCGCTCAATGTGCAGGCGTATCGACTGATCGAACCTAAATCTCAAGAAGACAAGATCACCGAGGTGCGCCGCGCCTATCATGGCTTTTATGGTCGTGAACTGATTCTGAAAGAGGTTCGCGAGCGATATCGCCAGATACAGCTCGACAAACGCGCAGGGGCGGTCGTGCTTCAGGGTGGGCCTGGCCTTGGTAAATCAACGCTGCTTGAAGAATTTCTAAAGGGCCTCGATGACCGCGCTGTGCGCGTCTTGAGAGGGGTGGTTCCTCCTTATGAGCGTGACGTTCCACTGGGGGCGATGGCGGGATTGCTATCTGAGATGTTGAGGCTTGGGCCAAGAGACGACCTTAGAGCGCTTCGCGATGCGCTATCGATTCGGATTAACGCGCTCTTCGCCGATGAGAATGAGGCTGAGCGAGGCGTGATCATTCACTCGGTAGGCTCTCTTTTCGGCATCAGGTTCGCCGATTCGGGTTTTGAGACCCTGGACCCAGATGAGCGCAAGAACCGCATTTTTCTCTCGATTCGTAAGCTTTTGAATAGGTTTGCGGAGAAAATGCCGCTGGTTATCGCAATTGACGATGCGCATCATCTGGATTCGATGACGGTCGAGTTTGGCGTGGGTTTCTTCAACTCGACGCAAGCCGCACCCGCAGTCTTCGTGCTGGCGCTCGACCCCTCGTTCATTGAGGGAGAGGCGACTTGGGACGAGCTTTTGGCCGCAAAATTTGTCTGGACCGAGGCCCTAAATGAGCTGGGCGAGTCCGAGTCCGAGCTCCTGGTGCGAGAAGTTCTAAAGCACCACCGAATTGAAGACCCAAAGCTCGAGGAGGAGATTCTCAGGCGCTCCGGTGGAAACCCACTCTTCATAAAGGAAGTCGTTGAGGTTCTAAGAGATCGAGGCCTTCTTAAGGCTCAGGCGGATCTCTCAAATGGCGATGGTGGGCATTGGATTCCGAGCAACGTGGATGGTCTGATTCGTGCCAGAATTGACCGTCTTGAACTCAACGAAAAGACGGCATTGCAGCGTCTGGCCTTGCTCTGGTCACCGTTTACGGGTGCAGAGGCGGCTCTCGTACTCGATGAAGACTCACTCTTAGAAGTGCAGGCTCTTGTCGACCGTGAACTCTTGCTGATGCTGGACGCTCAGGATGCTAAGTCTTTTGAAGAACAAGAGTTTCGGTTCTGTAATGCGCTCACACAGGATGTAGCAGCCTTGGGGCTCGTTCCCGAAGAAGCTGTGGAGCTGCACCGTCGACTCGCAAAACACCTGCTTGAGTCCGGCGAGAGCAGGGCGCTCTATTCAAACGCGCTCATCGCTCGCCACTTTGACGGAGCCGGGGAGACTGACAAATCGGTCGAGTACTATTTTGAAGCGGCTGCGTCTGCGCTCGACCAGTTTGGGGCGGCGGAGTCGATTCGCTTGAGTGAGAAGGTCCTCGAGCGTGTGCCACCTCAGAGCAAGCTCTACTTTGATGCTTTGACTGTTAAGGCCAGGGCGCTGGCGGAGCTCGGGAATCGAGATAGCCTTGGTGATGCGTTGAGGGAACTCGAGATGCTGGCCAAGACGCGTCAAGACGCGCTGGGTCTTGCGAAGGTCCAATTGGACCTCGCCAATTTTGAGTTCGATCAATCTGAGTTGAGGCGCGCCAAAGATTGGCTTGAAAAGGTGGAAAGCACTCTTGCAGACATCGATGAACCCGAGATTTTGCTCGAGCTTCAGACGAGTGTGCTTTTGGTCCTGGCACAGATTAGGTCCAGTGAGGGCAGTAGAGATGAGGCGCTGAGCCACGTGCAGGAGGCTCTGGAGTCGCTAAAAGATGGACACCTCGCGACCAACCTCGTGCGCGCTTGGAACCAACTTGGGGTGCTACATCGGCAATCAGGCCATCACCAACGCGCACTTGAGGCATTTGAGAAGGGGCTTGAGGTTGCGCAGGAGCAAGGGCTTCGGCGCGAAAGGCGGAGCCTGCTCTCAAGTCTGGGTGTGAGCCTTGCGTATCTGGGGCGCTTCTCGCAGGCGCTTGCGAAATATCAGGCCGCGCTCGATGAAGCTAGACAGCTTGGCCATGTGCGCGAGGAGGCCGGGCTTTTGATCAACATGGGCCATGCCCATCTCTTGCGCGGTGCGACCGAAGAAGCCGTCACGATTACGCGGCGCGGAAACTACCTCGCCAGAAAGACCAACTCTCATGCTGTGCTTGCCGATGGGCTCATCACGCTCGGCGCTTGTTATGTGGAGACGCAGGAGTGGTCTAAGGCCGAGCAATCGTTGCACGAAGGGCTCAGGCTCGCGGATTCCATTCCAAATGTCTATTTGAGCGTTCACGCGACCTTGCTCTTGGCGCAGGTGAATCTGAGTTCTGGGCATAGCGAGCAAGCCAGAATCGCGCTTATGCAGGCAGAGGATGCCTTGGAGCGCTCCGAGGGCGCTGAGATGACCTGGGGAATTGCTGCTTCCGAAATGTTGATGGCGCGGGCATTTAAGCTTTTAGGTCAGCGCGACAACGCGATCGAGCATTCGCGGCGCGCGCTCGGACTGATCGACGACGGCGAAATCTATGCGATGGAAGAAATTCTCTTTCAGCACTCCCAGATTCTGCCGGATGAAGAGGAGTTTCAAACCGAGAGACGCCAAGCGCTTACTCGCTCGCGCGAGGTCCTCTTGCACCGGCGAGATTACTTGAACGATGAAGAACAAAAATCTCTCTTCATGAACCGGAACATCAATCGGCAGATTCTCTCGGTGGCCAAAGTTGTGCTCGACTGA
- a CDS encoding ABC1 kinase family protein, translating to MSKSSKRGVFKGALHDARRLREIAFVLSKHGFKELTRGLGLDSYVSDYDETDSASEAPLAIRVRRVFEDLGPTYIKMGQILSTRLDLLPPVYIQELQKLQDRAPSVPFEEVAAHIESEFGQPLDKLFSEFDAEEIATASMAQVHRATLFDGREVVVKVQRPGIAPIIRSDLAILYYLARIGEATIDEIGLFNPVAIVKEFERAIIEELNFMGEASNNERARLNAVDIPEVLIPEVIAEFTTPTIITQTYVDGHKLSTIEIDSYRAQRLATIAMEAAFQQIFVDGFFHGDPHPGNMLVTEDDRVAFLDWGLVGRLSRGQQDELVDLIISVITDDIDGITRTVLRMGYPDKRVNLRRLRRDISKVRDTHLTRSLSEMDLSSLMEDIMEIAHEHRIHINPEYALVTKCTATVEGILRSVYPSLDIIGTLRPFAERLFKERYSAEQLMKRGLVTLTSLNHLLKDVPMQFDQVLMDLEAGDIRVNVAHPSLDQHLSAVNVLGSRIFLGFLAAGFIVASSVLISTFDWRPWDIPLLAILGLLGFSTAMILSFAALAWHFTQGGLKKVRVGPILKFFRRK from the coding sequence ATGAGTAAGAGCTCAAAACGAGGAGTTTTCAAAGGCGCACTCCACGACGCGCGGAGATTGCGTGAAATCGCGTTCGTGCTCAGCAAACACGGTTTCAAAGAATTAACACGTGGCCTCGGACTCGACTCCTACGTCTCTGACTACGACGAAACTGACTCCGCGAGCGAAGCTCCGCTCGCCATTCGCGTGCGACGTGTTTTCGAGGACCTGGGCCCAACTTACATCAAGATGGGCCAGATTCTGAGCACACGTCTCGACCTCTTGCCTCCCGTCTACATTCAGGAGCTCCAAAAACTTCAGGACCGTGCTCCGAGTGTCCCATTCGAGGAAGTCGCAGCGCATATCGAATCGGAATTCGGCCAACCTCTAGACAAACTCTTCTCCGAGTTCGATGCCGAGGAGATCGCGACGGCGAGCATGGCTCAGGTTCATCGCGCGACGCTCTTTGACGGCCGAGAGGTCGTCGTCAAGGTGCAGCGTCCCGGCATTGCCCCCATCATTCGAAGCGACTTGGCCATTCTCTACTATCTTGCGAGGATCGGCGAGGCAACCATTGATGAAATCGGACTCTTCAATCCGGTCGCTATCGTCAAGGAGTTCGAGCGCGCGATCATTGAAGAACTAAACTTCATGGGTGAGGCTTCAAACAACGAGCGCGCGCGCCTTAACGCCGTAGACATCCCCGAGGTGCTCATACCCGAGGTTATTGCCGAGTTTACAACTCCGACGATCATCACGCAGACCTACGTCGACGGCCACAAACTCTCGACTATTGAAATCGACTCCTACCGCGCACAACGGCTGGCCACGATCGCCATGGAGGCCGCATTTCAACAGATATTTGTGGACGGGTTCTTTCACGGTGACCCACACCCGGGAAATATGCTCGTCACCGAAGATGACCGCGTAGCTTTCCTAGACTGGGGCCTTGTCGGGCGCCTTTCACGCGGTCAACAAGACGAACTTGTAGACCTTATCATCTCCGTCATCACCGACGATATCGACGGCATCACGCGCACCGTGTTGCGCATGGGATACCCTGATAAGCGCGTCAACTTGAGGCGGCTTCGCAGAGATATCTCCAAGGTCCGCGATACACATCTAACGCGGAGTCTGAGCGAAATGGATCTTTCGTCACTGATGGAAGATATCATGGAGATTGCGCACGAGCACCGAATCCATATCAACCCCGAGTATGCGCTCGTCACCAAATGTACAGCCACGGTGGAAGGCATCCTGAGGTCCGTGTACCCATCTTTGGATATCATCGGTACGCTCCGCCCGTTTGCTGAAAGACTATTCAAAGAGCGATACTCGGCAGAGCAACTCATGAAGCGCGGTTTGGTTACACTTACCAGCCTGAATCACCTGCTCAAAGATGTTCCGATGCAGTTTGACCAGGTCCTCATGGACCTCGAGGCCGGTGATATCCGCGTCAACGTGGCACATCCCTCGCTCGACCAACATCTCTCGGCCGTAAACGTGCTCGGCAGCCGCATTTTCCTTGGATTTCTCGCAGCAGGTTTCATCGTCGCAAGCTCTGTGCTGATCTCGACGTTTGATTGGAGACCCTGGGATATCCCACTTCTAGCGATTTTGGGCCTTTTGGGATTCTCGACGGCCATGATTCTGAGCTTCGCTGCGCTCGCCTGGCACTTTACTCAGGGCGGACTCAAGAAAGTTCGCGTGGGCCCCATTTTGAAGTTCTTTCGGCGAAAATAG
- a CDS encoding helix-turn-helix domain-containing protein — MNTLGPPAHSERPRIAAFGGAKGGVGRSTVCSEIARSLARSGSRVLCIDASLDYPSLNTQLHAEELRLDLQRVPALGTKDAHIADLIVETGYRNVWLAQISPAQKHPFVRGIETADEIMAQVHELDFDWVFIDLPPGCDTFPVSFFIAADVPILVSSPEPAAIRATTQFLRASLYQAIGFHPRAFDLQDDLLDTLDDQRIDLNRESFLRAAPSAESRKVVVETLERFETYLIVNMVREGAERDLGHVLSHALFVALGTFPRYLGSVDFEDRRWFYNRRTAGQTSSTRGEEALSSDIEHLARYINDLRPIDLKYPRPAPRSQEAHPALRIGLAQETGRNEIRQACRRLWEGYRREASISLVFSDPERRLQVADQLENTYRNILTLQSEPVTKQEIESAGRDEELREKKPTPADESGGIKKPAAGKLISSLRRQRQMTLQELSLRSHIGLKYLAAIESGDLNVLPRQVYLRGYLREISRVFGVEPDELIDQYFRFLDEP, encoded by the coding sequence GTGAACACTTTGGGCCCTCCCGCACATTCCGAACGACCTCGCATCGCCGCATTTGGTGGGGCAAAGGGCGGAGTTGGTCGAAGTACCGTGTGCTCCGAAATTGCGCGTTCTCTGGCTCGCTCAGGATCGCGAGTCCTTTGTATTGATGCCTCTTTGGATTATCCCTCGCTCAATACTCAACTCCACGCCGAAGAATTGAGGCTGGATTTGCAGCGGGTGCCTGCCCTCGGGACCAAAGATGCCCACATCGCGGATCTCATCGTCGAGACAGGGTACCGAAATGTGTGGCTTGCCCAGATAAGCCCTGCCCAAAAACATCCTTTCGTTCGAGGTATCGAAACCGCGGATGAGATCATGGCCCAGGTTCACGAACTCGATTTCGACTGGGTTTTCATCGACCTGCCCCCTGGCTGCGACACATTTCCAGTCTCATTTTTCATCGCAGCAGACGTGCCTATCCTGGTTTCATCACCCGAGCCGGCGGCGATTCGAGCCACGACCCAATTTTTGCGCGCCTCTCTCTACCAGGCCATCGGCTTTCACCCACGCGCTTTTGACCTGCAAGACGACCTCTTGGACACGCTCGATGACCAACGCATTGACCTCAACCGAGAGTCATTCCTGCGTGCCGCACCGTCTGCCGAAAGCCGGAAAGTCGTCGTCGAGACGCTTGAGCGATTTGAGACCTATCTGATCGTGAACATGGTCAGAGAGGGTGCCGAACGCGACCTTGGACACGTGTTGAGCCACGCACTCTTTGTGGCGCTTGGCACCTTTCCTCGCTATCTGGGCTCGGTCGACTTCGAAGATCGCCGGTGGTTCTATAACCGCCGAACGGCCGGCCAAACCTCGTCCACACGCGGCGAGGAGGCTCTTTCCTCGGATATCGAGCACCTTGCCCGTTATATCAACGACTTGAGACCCATCGACCTCAAATACCCTCGTCCAGCCCCGAGATCGCAGGAGGCGCACCCCGCGCTTCGCATCGGTCTTGCCCAAGAGACAGGCCGAAACGAGATTCGACAAGCCTGCCGAAGACTCTGGGAGGGCTATCGTCGCGAAGCCAGTATTTCCCTGGTCTTCAGCGATCCGGAGCGTCGGCTACAGGTCGCCGACCAGCTCGAAAACACCTATCGAAACATACTCACGCTGCAGTCCGAACCCGTTACCAAACAGGAAATAGAGTCGGCTGGCCGCGATGAAGAACTTCGAGAAAAGAAACCTACGCCTGCGGATGAGTCAGGCGGAATCAAGAAGCCGGCCGCGGGTAAGCTGATCTCATCCTTAAGGCGGCAGCGACAAATGACGCTCCAAGAACTTAGTCTTCGCTCCCATATCGGCCTCAAGTACCTCGCTGCGATAGAATCTGGGGACCTCAATGTGCTTCCGAGGCAGGTCTATCTTCGCGGCTATTTGCGCGAGATTTCACGCGTCTTTGGTGTAGAGCCGGACGAGCTAATCGACCAATATTTTCGCTTCTTGGATGAACCCTGA